Proteins from one Sabethes cyaneus chromosome 2, idSabCyanKW18_F2, whole genome shotgun sequence genomic window:
- the LOC128734298 gene encoding CD63 antigen-like isoform X1, whose amino-acid sequence MGLNCGLSTIKYVLFVFNLLCSLCGIALVVIGGVSLAKITEFEQISDEHNIVAPSILFIILGSIVFIIAFFGCCGAIRESYCMTTTYGFFLMVLIIAQIVIAALVFVYVGDAREAFKKGFERVFEQRDVPANRELIDTIQSNLQCCGSSSFLDWGASMPQSCCSTGTAPFCVPHAQGCRSRLGEFIDDAGTVLGWVSLGVAAVELIGLIAACCLANGIRNQQRRSAY is encoded by the exons CTCTGCGGTATTGCACTGGTGGTCATCGGCGGCGTTTCCCTGGCCAAAATCACCGAATTCGAGCAGATCAGCGATGAGCACAACATTGTGGCCCCCTCAATTCTGTTCATCATCCTCGGTTCAATCGTGTTCATAATTGCATTCTTTGGATGTTGCGGTGCTATTCGGGAATCATACTGTATGACTACGACC TATGGCTTCTTCCTTATGGTATTGATCATTGCACAAATTGTGATCGCTGCTTTGGTGTTCGTCTACGTTGGAGACGCTCGTGAAGCTTTTAAGAAAGGATTCGAACGTGTTTTCGAACAACGTGATGTACCAGCCAACCGTGAATTGATTGACACCATCCAATCCAAT CTCCAATGTTGCGGAAGTTCGTCGTTTTTGGACTGGGGAGCTAGTATGCCACAATCTTGCTGCTCGACTGGAACGGCTCCATTTTGCGTTCCTCATGCACAAGGTTGCAGGTCACGTCTAGGTGAATTCATCGATGATGCTGGTACTGTTCTTGGATGGGTTTCCCTGGGAGTGGCCGCCGTAGAGCTGATCGGATTAATTGCTGCGTGCTGCCTCGCCAACGGAATTCGCAATCAACAAAGAAGGTCTGCTTACTAG
- the LOC128734298 gene encoding CD63 antigen-like isoform X2, which translates to MGLNCGLSTIKYVLFVFNLLCSLCGIALVVIGGVSLAKITEFEQISDEHNIVAPSILFIILGSIVFIIAFFGCCGAIRESYCMTTTYGFFLMVLIIAQIVIAALVFVYVGDAREAFKKGFERVFEQRDVPANRELIDTIQSNLQCCGSSSFLDWGASMPQSCCSTGTAPFCVPHAQGCRSRLGEFIDDAGTVLGWVSLGVAAVELIGLIAACCLANGIRNQQRRYA; encoded by the exons CTCTGCGGTATTGCACTGGTGGTCATCGGCGGCGTTTCCCTGGCCAAAATCACCGAATTCGAGCAGATCAGCGATGAGCACAACATTGTGGCCCCCTCAATTCTGTTCATCATCCTCGGTTCAATCGTGTTCATAATTGCATTCTTTGGATGTTGCGGTGCTATTCGGGAATCATACTGTATGACTACGACC TATGGCTTCTTCCTTATGGTATTGATCATTGCACAAATTGTGATCGCTGCTTTGGTGTTCGTCTACGTTGGAGACGCTCGTGAAGCTTTTAAGAAAGGATTCGAACGTGTTTTCGAACAACGTGATGTACCAGCCAACCGTGAATTGATTGACACCATCCAATCCAAT CTCCAATGTTGCGGAAGTTCGTCGTTTTTGGACTGGGGAGCTAGTATGCCACAATCTTGCTGCTCGACTGGAACGGCTCCATTTTGCGTTCCTCATGCACAAGGTTGCAGGTCACGTCTAGGTGAATTCATCGATGATGCTGGTACTGTTCTTGGATGGGTTTCCCTGGGAGTGGCCGCCGTAGAGCTGATCGGATTAATTGCTGCGTGCTGCCTCGCCAACGGAATTCGCAATCAACAAAGAAG ATATGCTTAA